Proteins encoded by one window of Myxococcales bacterium:
- a CDS encoding protein kinase, protein MEDESKFGASLLGRYLKGRYQLTGIMAEGPRSVVFRAKQLDLDRDVAVKLLALRSSEFPELGQRLARTVHRAVKVRHRGVAEMYEHAVTDSGFNFVAMELLSGISLRRLLKDGPLTPAEAVEIGASIGSALGALHAEGIVHNNLSVSGVFLVPNHGGGRDIKLIGVGMAMPMAFSDVEKDANARRTLLGLAGAAKRERPAVFYGTPEALCPELAYGAEPDVRADVYALGVLMYWMLCGSPPFSAPTWEALVARHLADLPDPLGSRVRGVPVKLERAVMRALQKDPAARFTTVAEFCDELWRGLIPDDEPVLPVVNRRRAVGVGVFCGAVALLAFGFLLTRQRQPTPAEPPVLARPATSALGETSPATTRDGAGLPEPSTREAPPPTVLPEPVKTKTRARRLSGAPSTNASPPEPPPNYSLDEDLKEYR, encoded by the coding sequence GTGGAAGACGAATCCAAATTCGGAGCGTCACTTCTGGGGCGCTACCTCAAGGGACGCTATCAGCTCACGGGGATCATGGCAGAGGGTCCGCGCAGTGTGGTGTTCCGTGCGAAGCAGCTCGATCTCGATCGCGACGTCGCGGTCAAGTTGCTGGCACTTCGGTCCAGTGAGTTCCCCGAGCTCGGTCAGCGACTTGCGCGTACGGTCCATCGCGCAGTGAAGGTGCGGCACCGCGGAGTCGCGGAGATGTACGAACACGCCGTCACTGACTCGGGCTTCAACTTCGTCGCGATGGAGCTGCTCAGCGGAATCAGCCTGCGACGGTTGCTGAAGGACGGGCCGCTCACGCCCGCCGAGGCCGTCGAGATTGGAGCGTCCATTGGTTCGGCGCTCGGTGCGCTCCACGCCGAGGGCATCGTCCACAACAACCTGAGCGTCAGCGGGGTCTTCCTCGTGCCGAATCACGGCGGCGGACGCGACATCAAGCTGATCGGTGTGGGCATGGCGATGCCCATGGCCTTCTCTGACGTCGAGAAAGATGCGAACGCCCGGCGCACGCTGCTCGGGCTCGCCGGCGCCGCAAAGCGCGAGCGCCCCGCCGTCTTCTACGGCACTCCAGAGGCGCTCTGCCCCGAGCTCGCTTACGGCGCGGAGCCGGACGTACGCGCCGACGTCTACGCGCTCGGCGTCTTGATGTACTGGATGCTCTGCGGCAGTCCGCCGTTTTCGGCACCGACCTGGGAAGCCCTCGTCGCGCGCCACCTTGCCGATCTGCCGGACCCGCTGGGCAGCCGCGTTCGCGGCGTGCCGGTGAAGCTCGAGCGAGCCGTCATGCGCGCGTTGCAGAAAGATCCGGCGGCCCGCTTCACGACGGTAGCTGAATTTTGCGATGAGCTCTGGCGCGGACTCATTCCCGACGACGAACCGGTCCTCCCGGTCGTCAACCGACGTCGCGCGGTTGGCGTCGGCGTGTTTTGCGGCGCGGTGGCCCTCTTGGCGTTCGGGTTCTTGCTGACCCGTCAGAGGCAACCCACGCCGGCCGAGCCTCCAGTGCTCGCTCGGCCCGCCACGAGCGCGCTCGGTGAAACCTCCCCGGCCACGACCCGAGATGGCGCCGGGCTCCCCGAGCCGTCCACGCGCGAAGCGCCACCACCGACCGTGCTCCCCGAGCCGGTCAAGACCAAGACGCGCGCTCGCCGGCTGAGCGGTGCTCCGAGCACGAACGCCAGCCCGCCCGAACCGCCGCCGAATTACTCGCTCGACGAGGATCTGAAGGAGTACCGATGA
- a CDS encoding TetR/AcrR family transcriptional regulator yields the protein MGINERRQREREDRRRAILDAAWQVAEELGWAVFSVERVASRAELGRATVYGYFENLDVLVHVLAQEALDELQTRLAAAPGLAESLDVPVRLAQSRPAAFALLFDASVNPKPVFATAELTAIRTEAREVLGRLRRLGDGAGALSPDAVSAAAFVTGISMAGALVPELRSSTPLRRRWQGLMLGDPPAPEPAKTPKKR from the coding sequence GTGGGAATCAACGAGCGCCGCCAGCGTGAACGTGAGGATCGACGACGTGCGATCTTGGACGCCGCTTGGCAGGTCGCCGAAGAGCTCGGTTGGGCGGTGTTCAGCGTCGAGCGAGTGGCGTCCCGCGCGGAGCTGGGCCGCGCAACGGTCTACGGTTATTTCGAGAATTTGGACGTCCTGGTGCACGTCCTCGCGCAGGAGGCGCTCGACGAGCTTCAGACCCGGCTCGCAGCGGCGCCAGGGCTGGCCGAGTCCCTCGATGTGCCGGTGCGGCTCGCTCAGTCACGCCCCGCCGCGTTCGCGCTGTTGTTCGATGCTTCAGTAAACCCGAAACCGGTGTTTGCCACCGCCGAGCTGACGGCCATCCGCACCGAAGCGCGAGAGGTGCTCGGCCGTCTGCGACGGCTGGGTGATGGCGCCGGAGCACTCTCGCCGGATGCGGTCAGCGCGGCGGCGTTCGTGACCGGGATCTCGATGGCCGGAGCCTTGGTTCCCGAGCTGCGATCGAGCACACCGCTCAGGCGGCGCTGGCAGGGGCTGATGCTGGGCGACCCACCCGCCCCTGAGCCCGCGAAGACGCCCAAAAAGCGCTGA
- a CDS encoding serine/threonine protein kinase — protein MPGTRAGAAPDALLELGRGGMGTAYLARAKGADRFERLVVVKRLQEHLVEVPQALERFLDEARLAAHVHHANVVGTQHVGRDALGPYLVLDYVEGSSLEGLVDRQALRGRAFPLPIALRIVLDALAGLEAVHTASDAKARELRMLHRDVTLQNVLVGRDGVSRIADFGIAKSALGSVVTDDRYLVGKLLYMAPEYLRRSAIDARLDVYALGVTLWLVLSGRELWAGASDAQLLAHILTDPLPPISSGALTIPPQIEQLVAKACAKDVAARYLSAREMAADIERIARETGWLASHAEVAELVEDLCGRDMAARRARVAELVGDAALGADGSNTAVVAESLVEPRRKLMVPGVLLFAALALGLVVYALRRALPSELPASAAAPAASTASTAAATPTTPVSVIEPEPSATAAPSASATPSVVPPTRRPTPSRPSEPLPRSVPSSQPATGGTPKPPDEVTKANPYVK, from the coding sequence ATGCCGGGTACGCGCGCCGGCGCGGCTCCTGACGCTCTGCTGGAGCTCGGTCGGGGAGGCATGGGGACCGCGTACCTGGCGCGAGCTAAGGGTGCCGACCGGTTCGAGCGTCTGGTCGTCGTGAAGCGGTTGCAGGAGCACCTCGTCGAAGTGCCCCAAGCCCTCGAACGATTTCTCGACGAGGCCAGACTGGCCGCGCACGTCCATCACGCAAACGTCGTGGGTACGCAGCACGTCGGGCGCGACGCGCTGGGTCCGTATCTGGTGCTCGACTACGTCGAAGGGTCGAGCCTCGAAGGTTTGGTCGATCGCCAGGCGCTACGAGGGCGAGCGTTTCCGCTGCCCATCGCGTTACGAATCGTGCTCGACGCGTTGGCGGGTCTCGAGGCGGTGCACACCGCTAGTGATGCCAAGGCTCGCGAGCTACGCATGTTGCATCGCGACGTGACGCTGCAAAATGTCCTGGTCGGCCGCGACGGCGTCTCGCGCATCGCCGATTTCGGCATCGCGAAGAGCGCGCTCGGCTCCGTTGTCACGGATGATCGTTACCTGGTGGGCAAATTGCTCTACATGGCCCCGGAGTATCTGCGCCGAAGCGCGATCGACGCGCGACTCGACGTGTACGCGCTCGGTGTCACGTTGTGGTTGGTCTTGTCTGGCCGCGAGCTGTGGGCCGGGGCCAGCGATGCCCAACTCTTGGCTCACATCTTGACGGATCCCCTGCCGCCCATTTCCAGCGGCGCGCTCACCATCCCTCCGCAAATCGAACAGCTGGTAGCCAAGGCCTGCGCCAAGGACGTCGCGGCTCGCTACCTGAGCGCGCGGGAGATGGCCGCGGACATCGAGCGCATCGCAAGAGAGACCGGATGGCTCGCGAGTCACGCGGAGGTGGCTGAGCTCGTCGAAGATCTGTGCGGGCGAGACATGGCGGCGCGTCGCGCACGCGTCGCGGAGCTGGTTGGTGACGCGGCTCTGGGTGCGGACGGTTCGAACACGGCAGTCGTAGCCGAGTCTTTGGTCGAGCCGCGGCGCAAGTTGATGGTCCCGGGCGTGCTGCTCTTCGCAGCGCTCGCGTTGGGTCTGGTGGTGTACGCGCTGCGTAGAGCGCTGCCGAGTGAGCTGCCCGCGTCGGCCGCTGCGCCGGCCGCGTCGACCGCGTCGACCGCCGCCGCGACCCCGACGACGCCGGTCAGCGTGATTGAACCCGAGCCGAGCGCCACCGCCGCCCCGTCGGCTTCCGCAACTCCCAGCGTCGTTCCGCCGACGCGGAGGCCAACACCCTCGCGCCCGAGCGAGCCGCTGCCACGCTCGGTGCCGTCGAGCCAACCAGCGACCGGTGGCACGCCGAAGCCCCCGGACGAGGTCACAAAAGCCAATCCCTACGTCAAGTAG
- a CDS encoding PEGA domain-containing protein, translating into MTIRLTVSILALLLLSLWHGPANADTTAAKKAFEAGAQAYREGRYPDAVRHFLEAYEEDRQPALIYNAAQAYEKAGDVPNALRSYRRFLRLSPDADDRPTVELRVKNLEGRLRQQGVQQVSVFSTPSAAEVELDGKPAGKTPWSAEIAPGRHVIVLRQPGLPDLTKEFLLSAEQSLELDISLGKGSATPARSARGQPGSEPRGTSAEASADTGSPAQVGLITWAALGVGVVGLGTGLGFELARASAERDARDASTQLEHRERYDTMKSRQTTARVLTAVGAVGVTAGGVLLYFDLTRNRKRAAHRTRVLLACGATDCAVSARGSF; encoded by the coding sequence ATGACGATCCGACTGACAGTGTCCATTCTTGCACTGCTGCTGCTCTCGCTCTGGCACGGGCCTGCGAACGCCGACACGACGGCCGCGAAAAAAGCCTTCGAGGCTGGAGCCCAGGCGTACCGGGAAGGACGATACCCAGACGCAGTCCGGCACTTCCTCGAGGCCTACGAGGAAGACCGTCAGCCCGCGCTCATCTACAACGCCGCGCAGGCCTACGAAAAGGCGGGAGACGTGCCCAATGCGCTCCGGTCGTACCGGCGGTTTCTTCGGCTCTCACCCGATGCCGACGATCGCCCGACGGTCGAGCTGCGCGTGAAAAATTTGGAGGGGCGCCTGCGCCAGCAGGGCGTGCAACAAGTGAGCGTCTTCTCGACCCCTTCGGCAGCCGAGGTCGAGCTCGACGGCAAACCGGCCGGCAAGACACCTTGGAGCGCAGAGATCGCACCCGGCCGTCACGTCATCGTGTTGCGTCAGCCGGGTCTGCCGGACCTCACCAAGGAGTTCTTGCTCAGCGCGGAGCAATCGCTCGAGCTCGACATCTCTCTCGGCAAAGGCAGCGCCACTCCGGCGCGTTCCGCCCGCGGTCAGCCAGGCTCAGAGCCACGCGGAACCAGCGCCGAGGCGAGCGCGGACACCGGCAGCCCCGCTCAGGTTGGGCTGATCACCTGGGCCGCCCTCGGCGTTGGCGTGGTGGGGTTGGGCACCGGGCTCGGTTTCGAGTTGGCGCGGGCGAGTGCCGAGCGCGACGCCCGTGACGCCTCCACGCAGCTCGAGCACCGCGAGCGCTACGACACGATGAAGAGCCGGCAGACGACGGCGCGCGTGCTGACTGCGGTAGGCGCCGTTGGGGTCACCGCCGGTGGGGTGCTCCTCTACTTCGACCTCACTCGGAACCGGAAGAGAGCAGCGCATCGCACCCGAGTGCTCTTGGCGTGTGGAGCCACCGACTGCGCCGTCTCGGCACGAGGGAGCTTCTGA